One Oncorhynchus masou masou isolate Uvic2021 chromosome 18, UVic_Omas_1.1, whole genome shotgun sequence DNA window includes the following coding sequences:
- the lemd1 gene encoding LEM domain-containing protein 1, which produces MPVFVEDPAQFSKPRLKSELIAHNVTLPAVESKKQVYVELYLKHIVQKSAADFSSDEEDDDVVEVQDSQDFEEEKDPKMLDPSVLTDDELKTTLLKYGVEAGPIVATTRSIYERKLQRLLKPAQPWQNGGTGDADQYSDSEGDEESVSQQGSPETVSLMEENLHVDMREPVTDVLMEMFPETEPTPTGIAATRRRPIKGAAGRPVQFKYPDLSASPMTLQRWAVEHRLVPLWVQILVFFIMACLLYLIYAAMEDSLANPFVALLDNLSMEAETEGLSLQAEP; this is translated from the exons ATGCCCGTGTTTGTAGAAGACCCTGCTCAGTTCTCCAAGCCGAGACTGAAGTCGGAGTTAATAGCCCACAACGTCACCCTGCCTGCGGTGGAGAGCAAGAAGCAAGTTTATGTGGAACTATATTTGAAACATATCGTTCAGAAAAGTGCTGCAGATTTCTCTAGTGATGAGGAAGATGACGATGTTGTGGAAGTACAGGACAGTCAGGACTTT gaagaggagaaagatcCAAAGATGTTAGACCCCAGTGTACTGACAGATGATGAGCTTAAGACCACACTACTCAAATATGGAGTGGAAGCTGGACCCATTGTAG cCACCACTAGGTCTATATATGAGAGGAAATTGCAGAGGCTACTAAAACCTGCCCAGCCCTGGCAGAACGGTGGCACAGGGGATGCAGACCAGTACTCAGACAGTGAAGGGGACGAAGAGTCAG TTTCACAACAAGGAAGCCCAGAGACGGTTTCATTAATGGAGGAAAACCTGCACGTTGACATGCGG GAGCCAGTCACAGATGTTCTGATGGAGATGTTCCCAGAGACAGAACCCACACCAACTGGCATTGC TGCCACCCGTCGGAGGCCTATCAAGGGTGCAGCGGGGCGACCGGTCCAGTTTAAATACCCAGACCTCTCTGCTAGTCCCATGACCCTACAGCGATGGGCAGTGGAGCATCGCCTGGTTCCTCTGTGGGTCCAGATCCTGGTCTTCTTCATCATGGcctgtctcctctacctcatctatGCTGCCATGGAGGATAGCTTGGCCAATCCCTTTGTGGCTTTGCTGGACAACCTCAGCATGGAGGCGGAGACTGAGGGGCTGTCCCTCCAGGCTGAACCCTAG
- the LOC135504254 gene encoding N-fatty-acyl-amino acid synthase/hydrolase PM20D1.2-like isoform X2: protein MTERSAKLNILKFVKIVSFSLLLVILAFFVAATVRTLTFDVNAGLQLAHWEKTNNIASDINQHQREELLSNFRDAIRIPTVSTTETQLNTTALREFDGLLRKAFPTVFSSHLVQHEVVANYSHLFWVPGSDLALVPYMLLAHIDVVPAEERDGWEAPPFSAKEIDGFIYGRGTIDNKQSVMGILQALEYLLIRGYSPRRGFFIGLGHDEEVSGFQGAMNIVRVLKKKGVQLAFVLDEGLAVLDGVISGLQGPAALIGISEKGLATVKLSVSKAPGHSSMPPSESSIGILAGAVKRLEDNPMPRLFGEGPERGTFEHLAHKFRLPLKFVMSNMWLFSQLLGRVMERRPDTNAFVRTTTAITMFNSGVKVNILPSQAEAYVNLRIHSAQSLQEVLELIQSTVGDERVKMELVDGFDPLPVSSYDETSFGFQIIKKTVLDQFPQVTVAPGICIGNTDSRHYTDLAKDIYRFAPTWFRPGDAQSPSFDAPVLTSPSG, encoded by the exons ATGACCGAACGCAGTGCAAAATTGAACATTCTCAAGTTTGTGAAAATTGTGTCGTTTAGCTTGTTATTAGTTATATTAGCCTTTTTCGTTGCAGCCACTGTAAGGACACTAACGTTTGATGTGAATGCAGGACTTCAACTTGCACACTGGGAGAAGACGAACAATATTGCGTCTGACATAAACCAGCACCAGAGAGAGGAGCTTCTATCGAATTTCAGAG ACGCAATCCGGATTCCCACCGTGTCAACCACGGAGACGCAGCTCAACACCACCGCTTTGCGCGAGTTCGACGGCCTCTTGAGGAAAG CTTTCCCGACAGTGTTTTCTTCCCACCTGGTCCAGCATGAGGTTGTGGCCAACTACAGCCACCTGTTCTGGGTGCCGGGCTCTGACCTGGCCCTCGTCCCCTACATGCTGCTGGCCCACATAGATGTGGTGCCtgctgaggagagagacggatggGAGGCCCCACCATTCTCTGCAAAGGAGATAGATGGATTTATCTACGGGAGAGGGACAATCGATAACAAGCAGTCTGTCATG GGAATTCTCCAGGCGCTGGAGTACCTGTTGATAAGAGGTTATTCACCGCGAAGGGGATTCTTCATTGGTTTGGGTCATGATGAGGAG GTGAGTGGCTTCCAGGGGGCAATGAACATAGTGAGGGTGCTGAAGAAGAAAGGGGTACAGCTGGCGTTTGTACTGGATGAGGGTCTGGCTGTGCTGGATGGAGTCATCAGTGGTTTGCAGGGGCCTGCTGCTCT GATTGGGATCAGTGAGAAGGGGCTAGCTACGGTGAAGCTGAGCGTTTCCAAGGCCCCGGGTCACTCCTCCATGCCTCCCAGTGAGAGCAGCATAGGCATCCTGGCAGGAGCAGTCAAAAG ATTGGAGGATAACCCAATGCCTAGGTTGTTTGGTGAAGGCCCTGAACGTGGGACCTTTGAACACCTGGCTCACAAG TTTAGGCTCCCACTCAAATTTGTCATGTCGAATATGTGGCTGTTCTCCCAACTCCTTGGAAG AGTAATGGAAAGAAGACCTGATACAAATGCTTTTGTGAGAACCACAACTGCAATCACTATGTTCAACTCAGGAGTTAAG GTTAACATTCTTCCTTCCCAAGCTGAGGCCTATGTGAATCTGCGGATACATTCCGCACAGTCACTACAAGAG GTTTTGGAGTTGATCCAGTCCACAGTGGGAGATGAGAGGGTTAAGATGGAGCTTGTAGATGGCTTTGACCCGTTGCCTGTCAGCTCCTACGATGAAACATCCTTTGGGTTCCAGATCATCAAGAAGACTGTGCTGGACCAGTTCCCACAAGTCACTGTTGCCCCTG GTATCTGCATCGGAAACACAGACAGCCGTCACTACACTGACCTGGCCAAGGACATCTATCGCTTTGCTCCTACATGGTTCAGACCAGGGGACGCCCagag tcccagctttgatgcacctgtactgacctctccttctggatga
- the LOC135504254 gene encoding N-fatty-acyl-amino acid synthase/hydrolase PM20D1.2-like isoform X1 — MTERSAKLNILKFVKIVSFSLLLVILAFFVAATVRTLTFDVNAGLQLAHWEKTNNIASDINQHQREELLSNFRDAIRIPTVSTTETQLNTTALREFDGLLRKAFPTVFSSHLVQHEVVANYSHLFWVPGSDLALVPYMLLAHIDVVPAEERDGWEAPPFSAKEIDGFIYGRGTIDNKQSVMGILQALEYLLIRGYSPRRGFFIGLGHDEEVSGFQGAMNIVRVLKKKGVQLAFVLDEGLAVLDGVISGLQGPAALIGISEKGLATVKLSVSKAPGHSSMPPSESSIGILAGAVKRLEDNPMPRLFGEGPERGTFEHLAHKFRLPLKFVMSNMWLFSQLLGRVMERRPDTNAFVRTTTAITMFNSGVKVNILPSQAEAYVNLRIHSAQSLQEVLELIQSTVGDERVKMELVDGFDPLPVSSYDETSFGFQIIKKTVLDQFPQVTVAPGICIGNTDSRHYTDLAKDIYRFAPTWFRPGDAQRFHGINERISKKNYEELVVFYFNLIQNCDIKDLPSPHSAGHEL, encoded by the exons ATGACCGAACGCAGTGCAAAATTGAACATTCTCAAGTTTGTGAAAATTGTGTCGTTTAGCTTGTTATTAGTTATATTAGCCTTTTTCGTTGCAGCCACTGTAAGGACACTAACGTTTGATGTGAATGCAGGACTTCAACTTGCACACTGGGAGAAGACGAACAATATTGCGTCTGACATAAACCAGCACCAGAGAGAGGAGCTTCTATCGAATTTCAGAG ACGCAATCCGGATTCCCACCGTGTCAACCACGGAGACGCAGCTCAACACCACCGCTTTGCGCGAGTTCGACGGCCTCTTGAGGAAAG CTTTCCCGACAGTGTTTTCTTCCCACCTGGTCCAGCATGAGGTTGTGGCCAACTACAGCCACCTGTTCTGGGTGCCGGGCTCTGACCTGGCCCTCGTCCCCTACATGCTGCTGGCCCACATAGATGTGGTGCCtgctgaggagagagacggatggGAGGCCCCACCATTCTCTGCAAAGGAGATAGATGGATTTATCTACGGGAGAGGGACAATCGATAACAAGCAGTCTGTCATG GGAATTCTCCAGGCGCTGGAGTACCTGTTGATAAGAGGTTATTCACCGCGAAGGGGATTCTTCATTGGTTTGGGTCATGATGAGGAG GTGAGTGGCTTCCAGGGGGCAATGAACATAGTGAGGGTGCTGAAGAAGAAAGGGGTACAGCTGGCGTTTGTACTGGATGAGGGTCTGGCTGTGCTGGATGGAGTCATCAGTGGTTTGCAGGGGCCTGCTGCTCT GATTGGGATCAGTGAGAAGGGGCTAGCTACGGTGAAGCTGAGCGTTTCCAAGGCCCCGGGTCACTCCTCCATGCCTCCCAGTGAGAGCAGCATAGGCATCCTGGCAGGAGCAGTCAAAAG ATTGGAGGATAACCCAATGCCTAGGTTGTTTGGTGAAGGCCCTGAACGTGGGACCTTTGAACACCTGGCTCACAAG TTTAGGCTCCCACTCAAATTTGTCATGTCGAATATGTGGCTGTTCTCCCAACTCCTTGGAAG AGTAATGGAAAGAAGACCTGATACAAATGCTTTTGTGAGAACCACAACTGCAATCACTATGTTCAACTCAGGAGTTAAG GTTAACATTCTTCCTTCCCAAGCTGAGGCCTATGTGAATCTGCGGATACATTCCGCACAGTCACTACAAGAG GTTTTGGAGTTGATCCAGTCCACAGTGGGAGATGAGAGGGTTAAGATGGAGCTTGTAGATGGCTTTGACCCGTTGCCTGTCAGCTCCTACGATGAAACATCCTTTGGGTTCCAGATCATCAAGAAGACTGTGCTGGACCAGTTCCCACAAGTCACTGTTGCCCCTG GTATCTGCATCGGAAACACAGACAGCCGTCACTACACTGACCTGGCCAAGGACATCTATCGCTTTGCTCCTACATGGTTCAGACCAGGGGACGCCCagag GTTCCATGGTATTAACGAGAGGATTTCTAAGAAGAACTACGAGGAACTGGTGGTCTTTTACTTCAATCTAATCCAGAACTGTGACATCAAGGACCTCCCTTCTCCTCACAGTGCTGGTCATGAGCTCTAA